A genomic region of Streptococcus suis contains the following coding sequences:
- the purD gene encoding phosphoribosylamine--glycine ligase, which produces MKLLVVGSGGREHAIAKKLLESEQVEQVFVAPGNDGMTLDGIELVNIGISEHSTLIDFAKENDIAWTFVGPDDALAAGIVDDFEQAGLKAFGPSRLAAELEWSKDFAKQIMVKYGIPTAAFGTFSNFEEAKAYIEEQGAPIVVKADGLALGKGVVVSETVEQAVEAAREMLLDNKFGDSGARVVIEEFLAGEEFSLFALVNGDQFYILPTAQDHKRAFDGDQGPNTGGMGAYAPVPHLPQSVVDTAVDTIVKPILDGMIAEGRSYLGVLYAGLILTDQGPKVIEFNARFGDPETQIILPRLTSDFAQNIDDILHKRSTQLTWLESGVTLGVVVASNGYPLDYEKGVELPAKTEGDITTYYAGARFAENSRALLSNGGRVYMLVTTADTVQEAQEKIYSELKNQETTGLFYRTDIGSKAVK; this is translated from the coding sequence ATGAAACTTTTGGTTGTTGGGTCTGGTGGTCGTGAACATGCTATCGCAAAGAAATTGTTAGAGTCTGAGCAGGTAGAACAGGTTTTTGTCGCTCCTGGAAACGATGGAATGACATTGGACGGTATTGAATTGGTGAATATCGGTATTTCCGAACATTCTACTCTGATTGACTTTGCTAAGGAAAATGACATTGCATGGACTTTTGTTGGTCCAGACGATGCTTTGGCAGCAGGTATCGTTGATGATTTTGAACAGGCGGGACTAAAAGCTTTTGGTCCGAGTCGTCTAGCCGCGGAGCTGGAGTGGTCAAAAGACTTTGCTAAGCAAATCATGGTCAAATACGGCATTCCAACAGCAGCCTTTGGCACATTTTCCAACTTCGAAGAAGCCAAGGCCTACATCGAAGAGCAGGGGGCTCCAATCGTGGTCAAGGCGGACGGCTTGGCACTGGGCAAGGGTGTGGTCGTGTCGGAAACCGTCGAGCAGGCGGTCGAAGCGGCACGGGAGATGCTCTTGGACAACAAATTCGGCGACTCAGGTGCCCGCGTGGTCATCGAGGAGTTCTTGGCAGGTGAGGAGTTTTCCCTCTTTGCTCTGGTCAACGGCGACCAGTTCTATATCCTGCCGACAGCCCAGGACCACAAGCGTGCCTTTGACGGCGATCAAGGTCCCAACACAGGCGGTATGGGGGCTTACGCTCCTGTTCCCCACCTGCCTCAAAGCGTGGTGGACACAGCGGTTGACACCATTGTCAAGCCTATTCTGGACGGCATGATTGCGGAGGGGCGGTCTTATTTGGGCGTGCTCTATGCTGGCTTGATTCTGACCGATCAAGGTCCTAAAGTCATTGAGTTCAACGCTCGATTTGGAGACCCAGAAACTCAGATTATCCTACCTCGCTTGACCTCTGACTTTGCTCAGAACATCGACGACATCCTCCACAAACGCTCGACCCAGCTGACTTGGCTGGAAAGCGGCGTGACGCTGGGCGTTGTCGTGGCATCAAACGGCTATCCTCTGGACTATGAAAAAGGCGTAGAGTTGCCAGCGAAGACCGAGGGTGACATCACGACCTACTATGCAGGGGCTCGTTTTGCGGAAAATAGCAGAGCACTGCTGTCAAACGGCGGTCGGGTTTATATGCTAGTCACCACAGCAGATACCGTCCAAGAAGCCCAAGAGAAAATTTACTCGGAGCTGAAAAATCAAGAGACGACAGGCCTCTTTTATCGGACAGATATTGGAAGCAAGGCCGTAAAATAA
- the purE gene encoding 5-(carboxyamino)imidazole ribonucleotide mutase, which yields MNIPISIIMGSSSDWKTMKKAADVLDKFGVAYEKKVVSAHRTPDLMFRHAEEARGRGIKVIIAGAGGAAHLPGMVAAKTTLPVIGVPVQSRALSGVDSLYSIVQMPGGVPVSTMAIGEAGATNAALTALRILSIEDENIAAQLADFAKEQEKIAEAMTDDLI from the coding sequence ATGAACATTCCAATTTCCATCATCATGGGGTCTAGTTCCGACTGGAAAACTATGAAAAAAGCAGCCGATGTGCTGGACAAATTTGGCGTAGCCTATGAAAAGAAAGTGGTCTCTGCCCACCGCACGCCAGACCTTATGTTTCGTCACGCCGAAGAAGCTCGTGGCCGTGGTATCAAGGTCATCATCGCAGGAGCGGGCGGTGCGGCTCATTTGCCAGGTATGGTGGCAGCTAAGACGACCCTGCCTGTCATCGGTGTCCCAGTCCAATCCCGTGCCCTCAGCGGTGTGGATTCGCTCTACTCTATCGTGCAGATGCCAGGCGGTGTGCCTGTTTCGACCATGGCAATCGGAGAAGCAGGTGCCACTAACGCAGCTCTGACAGCTCTTCGCATTCTCTCCATTGAAGATGAAAACATTGCAGCTCAGCTGGCAGATTTTGCCAAGGAACAAGAAAAAATTGCGGAGGCGATGACAGATGACCTCATCTAA
- the purK gene encoding 5-(carboxyamino)imidazole ribonucleotide synthase — translation MTSSKTIGIIGGGQLGQMMAISAIYMGHKVITLDPAADCPASKVSEVIVAPYHDVAALKQLAERCDVLTYEFENVDADGLDAVIKDGQLPQGTDLLRISQNRIFEKDFLAKKAGVQVAPYKVVTSSLDLEGLDLSKNYVLKTATGGYDGHGQKVIREAADLIEASRLANSAECVLEEFVNFDLEISVLVSGNGSDYTVFPVQENIHRNNILYKTIVPARISDELAEKAKTMALQIADKLHLAGTLCVEMFVAGQDILVNEIAPRPHNSGHYSIEACDFSQFDTHIRGILGEPLPPIRLLSPAVMINVLGQDMEAVQTFLQENPTAHPHFYGKLEAKHNRKMGHVTVLGDSVEVEEFEEEKKFCYY, via the coding sequence ATGACCTCATCTAAGACAATCGGAATTATCGGAGGCGGTCAGCTAGGGCAGATGATGGCTATTTCTGCTATTTACATGGGTCACAAGGTCATCACGCTGGATCCCGCAGCGGACTGCCCAGCCTCCAAAGTCAGCGAGGTCATTGTCGCTCCCTATCACGATGTGGCGGCCCTCAAACAGCTGGCGGAGCGGTGCGATGTCCTGACCTACGAGTTTGAAAATGTCGATGCCGACGGACTGGACGCGGTCATCAAGGACGGCCAGCTCCCTCAAGGGACAGACCTCCTCCGCATTTCCCAGAACCGCATTTTTGAGAAGGATTTTTTGGCAAAAAAAGCTGGCGTGCAAGTCGCCCCCTACAAAGTCGTCACTTCTAGCCTAGACCTAGAAGGTCTGGACCTCAGCAAAAACTATGTCTTAAAGACAGCCACTGGGGGCTATGACGGACATGGTCAGAAGGTCATTCGAGAAGCGGCGGACTTGATAGAGGCTAGTCGACTAGCCAACTCTGCCGAGTGTGTATTGGAAGAGTTTGTGAATTTCGACCTGGAAATCTCCGTCCTTGTGTCTGGCAATGGCTCCGACTACACCGTCTTTCCTGTACAGGAAAATATCCACCGCAATAATATTCTTTACAAGACCATTGTGCCTGCCCGTATTTCAGATGAACTAGCTGAAAAAGCCAAAACCATGGCCCTACAAATCGCAGACAAGCTCCATTTGGCAGGCACCCTTTGTGTTGAAATGTTTGTGGCAGGTCAGGACATTCTGGTCAACGAAATCGCCCCTCGACCACACAATTCAGGACATTATTCCATTGAAGCCTGTGATTTTTCACAGTTTGATACCCATATCCGAGGCATTCTAGGGGAGCCTCTACCCCCTATCCGCCTGCTTTCACCAGCTGTCATGATCAACGTCCTCGGACAAGACATGGAAGCCGTCCAAACATTTCTTCAAGAAAATCCTACCGCCCATCCCCACTTTTATGGTAAACTAGAAGCGAAGCACAATCGCAAAATGGGACACGTGACGGTGTTGGGGGATAGTGTTGAGGTGGAGGAATTTGAGGAAGAAAAGAAGTTTTGCTATTATTAA